The following are encoded together in the Vibrio splendidus genome:
- a CDS encoding LysR family transcriptional regulator yields MDSFEGINEFVAVAECHGFSAAAKQLGCSTSHVSRQVSRLEERVGVALLARSTRMVSLTESGHTYYQQCRDLVIGLQQANEQVTSQQTQLSGTLRVSAAGAFAENHVAAALMEFAKEHPELTIEMNFNTKMVNFIEDGIDFAIRYGRLDDSGLVARKLVDRPMAAAASKDYIEQFGTPTHPEQLKMHSCIIANSDQWLFEKEGKPLNAVRVHGRWRSNNSSAVLKACEEGLGVVYLPKSSFNGGLSNGKLVPVLEEYWGAGTSSWVVYQNRRFLPQRARLAIDFLVAYFSDWNE; encoded by the coding sequence ATGGATAGCTTTGAAGGGATTAATGAGTTTGTTGCGGTAGCCGAATGTCACGGATTTTCTGCAGCAGCAAAACAACTGGGTTGCAGTACCAGTCATGTAAGCCGCCAAGTTTCAAGGTTAGAAGAGAGAGTGGGTGTGGCACTGCTTGCACGCTCTACACGAATGGTGAGCCTGACCGAATCGGGTCACACCTATTATCAGCAGTGTAGAGATTTGGTCATTGGGCTTCAGCAAGCGAACGAGCAAGTGACTTCTCAGCAGACTCAGCTTAGCGGTACTTTGCGTGTGAGTGCGGCAGGCGCGTTTGCAGAAAATCATGTCGCGGCGGCGCTGATGGAGTTTGCTAAAGAGCATCCTGAGCTCACCATAGAAATGAATTTCAATACCAAGATGGTTAACTTCATCGAAGATGGCATCGATTTCGCGATTCGTTATGGCCGATTGGACGATTCAGGATTGGTGGCAAGAAAGCTCGTCGATCGTCCAATGGCGGCAGCAGCCAGTAAAGACTATATAGAGCAATTTGGTACGCCGACTCATCCAGAGCAGTTAAAAATGCACAGCTGTATTATCGCCAACAGTGATCAGTGGCTATTTGAGAAAGAGGGCAAGCCGTTAAATGCAGTTCGAGTACATGGGCGCTGGCGCAGTAATAATTCGAGTGCAGTACTGAAAGCCTGTGAAGAGGGGCTTGGTGTTGTCTACCTACCTAAGAGCAGTTTCAATGGTGGCCTTAGTAATGGAAAGCTTGTCCCGGTGCTAGAAGAGTATTGGGGAGCAGGAACCAGCAGTTGGGTCGTATATCAAAACCGTCGTTTTTTACCTCAGAGAGCAAGATTGGCGATCGACTTCTTAGTCGCTTACTTTTCGGATTGGAATGAATAA
- a CDS encoding type 1 glutamine amidotransferase domain-containing protein has product MKKILIPVTNHATLGDTDQANGTYAPELTHALKEIIAAGFEYDIASIKGGKGPLYGTDIEGDSVNAEILADDDFQNRINNTIPVSQINVESYDAIFYPGGFGLLSDLATDEQFATIAAKHYEDGGVIASVCHGPAALLPIVLSNGEKLLSSKSVTGFTREEEIDFGTINDTPFLLEESLARSAARFNKVQPWQELVIVDERVITGQNPTSAHAVGAALVKQLS; this is encoded by the coding sequence ATGAAAAAAATACTAATACCTGTAACTAACCACGCAACACTAGGCGACACAGATCAAGCGAACGGTACTTACGCGCCTGAACTGACTCATGCTCTGAAAGAGATCATTGCTGCGGGTTTTGAGTACGACATCGCTTCTATCAAGGGTGGTAAAGGCCCGTTGTATGGAACCGATATTGAAGGTGATTCAGTAAACGCAGAGATCTTGGCTGACGATGACTTCCAGAACCGCATTAACAACACGATTCCTGTAAGCCAAATTAACGTAGAAAGCTACGATGCTATCTTCTACCCAGGTGGATTCGGCCTACTTTCTGACTTAGCAACCGACGAGCAATTCGCAACGATTGCCGCTAAGCATTATGAAGATGGCGGTGTGATCGCATCAGTATGTCACGGCCCAGCTGCACTGCTTCCGATTGTTTTAAGCAACGGCGAGAAGCTATTGAGCTCTAAATCGGTGACTGGTTTTACACGTGAAGAAGAAATCGACTTTGGCACCATCAACGACACCCCATTCTTATTGGAAGAGTCTCTTGCTCGCAGCGCAGCGCGTTTCAACAAGGTTCAACCTTGGCAAGAGCTTGTGATTGTTGATGAGCGAGTGATTACTGGCCAGAACCCAACCAGTGCGCACGCAGTTGGTGCAGCTCTGGTTAAGCAGCTGTCTTAG